One window from the genome of Breoghania sp. L-A4 encodes:
- the prfA gene encoding peptide chain release factor 1: MLAQDKLDGLLDRFAEIEARMSANPDPATYVRLARDHAELEPVVGMVRTLRQVNEEREGLESLLEDPETDAEMRELAEAELPELKERAATLAQEIRVALLPKDAADAGNAILEVRAGTGGDEAALFAGTLFRMYQRYAELHNWKVEILSASEGEVGGYKEVIASVIGNGVFARLKFESGVHRVQRVPATESGGRIHTSAATVAVLPEAQDVDIEVRSEDIRIDTMRASGAGGQHVNTTDSAVRITHIPSGIVVTSSEKSQHQNRARAMTVLRAKLYEAERDRLDSERSEARRGQVGSGDRSERIRTYNFPQGRVTDHRIGLTLYKLEPVIAGDALDEIIDPLITEHQAALLAANEGA; the protein is encoded by the coding sequence ATGCTCGCGCAGGACAAACTTGACGGTCTGCTCGACCGCTTCGCTGAAATCGAGGCCCGGATGTCCGCCAATCCGGACCCGGCGACCTATGTCCGACTGGCGCGTGATCACGCCGAGCTGGAGCCGGTCGTGGGGATGGTTCGGACCCTTCGGCAGGTGAACGAGGAACGCGAGGGGCTGGAAAGCCTGCTTGAGGATCCCGAGACCGACGCCGAGATGCGTGAGCTGGCCGAAGCCGAGCTTCCGGAGTTGAAGGAACGCGCGGCAACGCTGGCGCAGGAAATCCGCGTCGCGCTGCTGCCCAAGGACGCGGCGGATGCGGGCAACGCCATTCTGGAAGTGCGCGCCGGCACGGGCGGCGATGAGGCGGCGCTGTTCGCCGGCACGCTGTTCCGCATGTATCAGCGTTACGCCGAGCTTCACAACTGGAAGGTCGAGATCCTGTCCGCCAGCGAAGGCGAGGTGGGTGGCTACAAGGAAGTCATCGCCTCGGTGATCGGCAACGGCGTTTTCGCGCGGCTCAAATTCGAATCGGGCGTGCATCGCGTACAGCGGGTTCCGGCCACCGAATCGGGCGGCCGCATCCATACCTCCGCCGCCACCGTGGCCGTGCTGCCCGAAGCGCAGGATGTCGACATCGAGGTCCGCAGCGAGGACATCCGCATCGACACGATGCGTGCCTCGGGCGCCGGCGGTCAGCACGTCAACACCACCGATTCCGCCGTCCGGATCACCCATATCCCCAGCGGCATCGTGGTCACCTCTTCCGAGAAGTCGCAGCACCAGAACCGGGCCCGTGCCATGACGGTTCTGCGCGCCAAGCTGTATGAAGCCGAGCGCGACAGGCTGGACAGCGAGCGCTCGGAGGCGCGGCGCGGGCAGGTGGGCTCCGGTGACCGGTCAGAACGCATCCGCACCTACAATTTCCCGCAGGGCCGCGTCACCGACCACCGTATCGGGCTGACGCTGTACAAGCTGGAACCGGTGATCGCGGGCGATGCCCTGGACGAGATCATCGATCCGTTGATCACCGAGCATCAGGCGGCTCTGCTGGCTGCCAACGAGGGCGCGTGA